The following are from one region of the Streptomyces rubrogriseus genome:
- a CDS encoding TetR/AcrR family transcriptional regulator, which produces MSPRRSDSRDRMILSAAALLREYGASATSIDRVLAHSGAPRGSVYHHFPGGRAQLIDEAVALAGDFIAGLIDAAMQADDPVAAIDAFFLLWRERLVESDFRAGCPIVAVAVETNDDAPQLARSAAAVFARWQEALAALLLRHGLGEERSRRLGAFIIAAVEGAVIMCRAEQSTAPIEAAAAEIHDLLLHALRDRPGVDSGPRP; this is translated from the coding sequence GTGAGTCCGCGCAGGAGTGACAGCCGTGACCGGATGATCCTCAGTGCTGCCGCTCTGCTGCGGGAGTACGGCGCGAGCGCGACCAGCATCGACCGGGTGCTCGCTCACAGCGGAGCCCCTCGGGGCTCGGTGTACCACCACTTCCCTGGCGGAAGGGCGCAGCTCATCGATGAAGCGGTGGCGCTGGCGGGGGACTTCATCGCGGGGCTGATCGACGCTGCCATGCAGGCGGATGATCCCGTGGCGGCGATCGACGCATTTTTCCTGCTGTGGCGTGAGCGGCTCGTGGAGAGCGACTTCAGGGCCGGTTGCCCGATCGTGGCGGTGGCCGTGGAGACCAATGACGACGCACCCCAGCTCGCCCGTTCCGCTGCCGCAGTCTTCGCCCGCTGGCAGGAGGCCCTCGCGGCCCTCCTCCTGCGGCACGGCCTGGGCGAGGAACGCAGCCGCCGACTCGGTGCCTTCATCATCGCCGCGGTGGAAGGCGCGGTGATCATGTGCCGGGCTGAGCAGAGCACGGCCCCGATCGAGGCTGCCGCCGCCGAAATACACGACCTGCTCCTCCACGCCCTGCGCGACCGCCCCGGCGTCGATTCCGGTCCCCGGCCGTAG
- a CDS encoding enoyl-CoA hydratase-related protein: MPSLDRHDNVFVLDLGDGENRFHPDWLTAVSAALDEVEKAEGPRALVTAATGKFYSNGLDLDWLFAHADQHQDYVVSVHELFARMLSLPVVTVAALQGHTFAAGAMFSLAHDFRVMRADRGYWCLPEADINIPFTPGMAALIQSRLAPQTAHEAMLTARRYGGTDAAAAGIVDQAVGEDAVRSTAIEIAQAQVNKAGDTLGTIKARMYAPASATLRDTTNPLG; this comes from the coding sequence ATGCCCTCGCTCGACCGTCACGACAACGTCTTCGTCCTGGACCTGGGAGACGGTGAGAACCGCTTCCACCCCGACTGGCTCACCGCCGTCAGCGCCGCGCTCGACGAGGTGGAGAAGGCGGAAGGCCCTCGCGCCCTGGTCACCGCAGCCACTGGCAAGTTCTACTCCAACGGGCTGGACCTGGACTGGCTGTTCGCCCACGCCGACCAGCACCAGGACTACGTCGTCTCCGTCCATGAACTGTTCGCGCGGATGCTGTCGCTGCCGGTCGTCACGGTGGCCGCGCTTCAGGGGCACACCTTCGCCGCCGGTGCGATGTTCTCCCTCGCCCACGACTTCCGTGTCATGCGTGCCGACCGCGGCTACTGGTGCCTGCCCGAAGCGGACATCAACATCCCCTTCACCCCCGGCATGGCCGCCCTCATCCAGTCCCGACTGGCCCCGCAGACCGCCCACGAGGCCATGCTCACCGCCCGCCGCTACGGCGGCACCGACGCCGCGGCCGCCGGCATCGTCGACCAGGCGGTCGGCGAGGACGCCGTGCGCTCCACAGCCATCGAGATCGCCCAGGCACAGGTGAACAAGGCCGGCGACACCCTCGGCACCATCAAGGCCCGCATGTACGCCCCGGCTTCGGCCACCCTGCGCGACACCACCAACCCGCTCGGCTGA